A part of Streptomyces sp. DSM 40750 genomic DNA contains:
- a CDS encoding GDSL-type esterase/lipase family protein, translating to MRTVPLVGGPVELRGALDLETTQAGVMPRRLPAWTKEQYQDPSVYGVTVMPSGVRLVFRTDARALELEVLTSTGQLDSDPHPRPTGMLELLVDGALAGRQQAPVGNVLRMAGPGALQRLIPGEPATVRFAGLPAGMKGVELWLPQQTPTELVALRADGDVLAPLPDGRRRWVHHGSSISHCIEADGPTGTWPVVAAALGGVEVINLSQAGNALLDPYVARTIRDTPADLISLKVGINIVSLSAFRLRTFGPAVHGFLDTIRDGHPDTPLLLVSPVSCPALEKAPGPAATGPDGRLAALGDPSDVAGGALSLAVVRAELARIAAARQASDPHLHYLDGRELLGPNEADDLADGLHPTAAAYRRMGKRFAAHAFATDGPFR from the coding sequence ATGCGGACGGTTCCACTGGTGGGCGGGCCGGTGGAGTTACGGGGCGCGCTGGACCTGGAGACCACACAGGCAGGGGTGATGCCGCGCCGCTTGCCCGCCTGGACCAAGGAGCAGTACCAGGACCCCTCGGTCTACGGGGTGACCGTCATGCCTTCGGGGGTGCGGCTCGTGTTCCGCACCGATGCCCGCGCATTGGAGCTCGAGGTACTCACCTCCACCGGCCAGCTCGACTCCGACCCCCACCCTCGCCCGACCGGGATGCTGGAGTTGCTGGTGGACGGCGCCTTGGCCGGGCGCCAGCAGGCGCCGGTGGGCAACGTGCTGCGGATGGCGGGCCCCGGGGCCCTACAGCGACTCATCCCGGGCGAGCCAGCAACCGTACGGTTCGCCGGGCTGCCGGCCGGCATGAAGGGCGTCGAGTTGTGGCTGCCACAGCAGACCCCAACGGAACTGGTGGCACTGCGCGCTGACGGCGACGTACTGGCACCGCTGCCGGACGGGCGGCGCCGCTGGGTGCACCACGGCAGTTCCATCAGCCACTGCATCGAGGCTGACGGCCCGACCGGGACCTGGCCGGTGGTGGCAGCTGCGCTCGGAGGGGTGGAGGTGATCAACCTCAGCCAGGCGGGCAACGCGCTGCTGGATCCCTATGTCGCCCGGACGATCCGCGATACGCCCGCCGACCTGATCAGCCTCAAGGTGGGCATCAACATCGTGAGCCTGTCCGCCTTCCGGCTGCGGACGTTCGGTCCGGCGGTACACGGATTCCTGGACACGATCCGGGACGGACACCCGGACACCCCGCTGCTGTTGGTCTCTCCGGTGAGCTGTCCTGCCCTGGAGAAGGCACCCGGTCCGGCCGCGACCGGCCCGGACGGCAGGCTCGCTGCCCTGGGCGACCCGTCCGATGTGGCCGGCGGGGCATTGTCGCTGGCGGTCGTCCGTGCCGAGCTGGCCCGGATCGCTGCGGCACGACAGGCGTCCGATCCCCACCTCCACTATCTCGACGGACGCGAGCTGCTCGGCCCCAACGAGGCAGATGACCTGGCCGACGGCCTTCACCCCACCGCCGCCGCATACCGTCGAATGGGCAAGCGCTTTGCAGCCCACGCCTTCGCGACCGACGGTCCCTTCCGCTGA
- the tpg gene encoding telomere-protecting terminal protein Tpg translates to MAEIDDAIERADREAFTRQPPKTLQARINFLMKQLKTTKAVAREIGVSQRSVERYRKGERKHPPKDIAERIDAAVRQRWQPQVRRRRRKQAATTTGITVETRARFGYTAPIGTTDDGRLRRLTVHLPPTYAQRLFNARDTGADDQQMRQIIAEGLKEIYFQDRGTRATGLTDVTLNDIDYLDLDY, encoded by the coding sequence GTGGCAGAGATCGACGACGCCATCGAACGCGCCGACCGGGAAGCCTTCACCCGCCAGCCGCCCAAGACACTCCAAGCGCGCATCAACTTCCTGATGAAGCAGCTCAAGACGACCAAAGCCGTTGCACGCGAGATCGGGGTCAGCCAGCGATCCGTGGAGCGCTACCGCAAGGGCGAACGCAAACACCCGCCAAAGGACATCGCCGAACGGATCGACGCCGCCGTACGGCAGCGCTGGCAGCCCCAGGTCCGCAGACGCCGCCGGAAGCAGGCCGCCACCACCACGGGCATCACGGTAGAGACCAGAGCCCGCTTCGGCTACACCGCACCCATCGGCACCACCGACGACGGACGCCTCCGCCGCCTCACCGTCCACCTCCCCCCCACCTACGCACAGCGCCTCTTCAACGCCCGCGACACCGGAGCCGACGACCAACAGATGCGCCAGATCATCGCCGAAGGACTCAAAGAGATCTACTTCCAGGACCGCGGAACCCGCGCCACAGGACTCACCGACGTCACCCTCAACGACATCGACTACCTCGACCTCGACTACTAG
- a CDS encoding ISL3 family transposase, with protein MCSTDNCPRRTFAEPFAQLTAPYARFTTRLGHVLERVGLALAGRAGARLTAQLGFQVGRMTLLRRVMALPDPQPSTPRVLGVDDFATRRGQTYSTVLTCGETHRLVDVLPTRDSGPLAAWLATHPGVEIICRDRAGAYAEGARLGAPTAIQVADRFHLWQGIGRAVETCVAAHRECLNGPTPPTRADVGASTNDPVRGGPDLDGRRAQRKKAAHALVHKLLAQGHPRRAIARHLGWGLNTVLRYARAATWQDTLRENRPRPSRLDPYKPYLERRYAAGCTNVTRLHRELVIENAPVTYQMVRAYIADLRAVPPQAPPPPPTVRRVTGWLTRHPATLSEDERAALKDVLARCPELDSAAEHVRGFGEILTHRLGSAPRSPPGSTPSTPANCPASPTSPSTCSETATR; from the coding sequence ATCTGCAGCACGGACAACTGCCCGCGTCGCACGTTCGCCGAGCCGTTCGCTCAGTTGACCGCCCCGTACGCACGCTTCACCACGCGGCTGGGCCACGTCCTGGAGCGCGTCGGGCTCGCACTCGCCGGACGAGCTGGTGCTCGGCTGACCGCCCAACTGGGCTTTCAAGTGGGACGGATGACCCTGCTGCGCAGGGTCATGGCTCTACCCGACCCGCAGCCCAGCACGCCACGCGTGCTGGGCGTGGACGACTTCGCAACCCGCCGCGGGCAGACCTACTCCACCGTCTTGACCTGCGGAGAGACCCATCGCTTGGTAGACGTGCTCCCGACGCGCGACTCCGGACCGCTGGCCGCGTGGCTGGCCACCCACCCGGGCGTGGAAATCATCTGCCGGGACCGGGCGGGCGCCTACGCGGAGGGCGCACGACTCGGCGCTCCCACCGCAATCCAGGTCGCCGACCGGTTCCACCTGTGGCAGGGCATCGGCAGAGCAGTGGAGACCTGCGTCGCCGCCCATCGCGAATGCCTGAATGGGCCAACCCCACCAACACGAGCGGACGTCGGGGCGTCGACCAACGACCCGGTGCGCGGCGGACCGGACCTTGATGGCCGGCGGGCCCAGCGCAAGAAGGCCGCGCACGCCCTGGTCCACAAACTGCTCGCTCAGGGGCACCCGCGCCGGGCGATCGCCCGGCATCTGGGCTGGGGACTCAACACCGTGCTGCGATACGCACGTGCGGCCACCTGGCAGGACACCCTCCGGGAGAACCGTCCCCGGCCCAGTCGCCTGGACCCCTACAAGCCCTATCTGGAGCGGCGGTACGCCGCGGGATGCACGAACGTCACTCGCCTGCATCGCGAACTGGTCATCGAGAACGCCCCCGTCACTTACCAGATGGTCCGCGCCTACATCGCCGACCTGCGCGCCGTGCCGCCACAGGCGCCGCCTCCTCCGCCGACGGTGCGGCGGGTCACCGGCTGGCTCACCCGGCACCCCGCAACCCTGAGCGAGGACGAGCGCGCCGCACTGAAGGATGTCCTGGCACGCTGCCCCGAACTGGATTCCGCCGCCGAACACGTCCGGGGCTTCGGCGAGATCCTCACCCATCGGCTCGGCTCGGCTCCACGCTCCCCGCCTGGATCGACGCCGTCGACGCCAGCCAACTGCCCGGCCTCACCAACTTCGCCCTCCACCTGCTCCGAGACCGCGACGCGGTGA
- a CDS encoding AIPR family protein, which translates to MGDGEDTESTRAQTVGVIREALKREYDGLIDLGDLEGRNASETELVFTTRALAAMSLQLLTGCPPTEAAASVTDGRDDQGIDAIGCSPSAPELWLIQAKWSEQGKARFGVEGALKLLHGLRQLDNRDFDRFNDRVRQHADRVRDILESPECRVHLVVAVMGEQASKDQARLVIEQAAADFGAAVECHVLALPDFHAAAHRDALPRNVELVATLPSSWYTKDIPHRMFSGLVGADEVALWYQEHGARLFDRNLRGHLGVTALNLGLVETLRTTPEAFPYLHNGITVLCDSLETEFFSRPVQGAPVRLRLKGAAVVNGAQTVASVYYAYEKHPENVSLAAVPVRIICVANAPEDFARSVVAATHTQHRTESRDFVALDEVQSRIRDDFRAALGKEYVFRRGELVPTPTAGCSLEEAAVALACGHPDASLSAVANASTEHLWEATPEGTYTRLFGRRPSALQIWRSVLLLRAVREALHELKPGLTGRTAAIAERGSLLVAHLVFRLHGAEGIDEPDANWEHTLIDVPGRVRQVLAVLIPLVDDIFGSNSFIATIFREAERCRLLAERTVQTLTDVERTPQLVVAPPPQQPRRPSSARLLVEHRRIPDGTEVLYKPGHVEERAIGRWLDEDPRRYLATWSNDARHPLRWAADGHPYSINGLIRHIWQSADWREAWSAVQGARYWIVPGEGSLADLAEALWDVEAFRDTGE; encoded by the coding sequence ATGGGTGACGGCGAGGACACGGAATCGACGCGCGCCCAGACGGTCGGGGTCATCCGAGAGGCCCTGAAGCGCGAGTATGACGGTCTCATCGACCTCGGAGACCTAGAGGGCCGGAATGCCAGCGAGACTGAACTGGTCTTCACTACCCGCGCGTTAGCCGCCATGTCGCTCCAACTGCTCACCGGCTGCCCACCGACCGAGGCCGCGGCATCGGTCACCGACGGCCGGGACGACCAAGGGATCGACGCCATCGGTTGCTCCCCCTCGGCGCCGGAACTGTGGCTCATCCAGGCTAAGTGGAGCGAGCAGGGCAAGGCGCGCTTCGGAGTGGAAGGCGCGCTGAAACTGCTTCACGGTCTGAGGCAGTTGGATAACCGCGACTTCGACCGTTTCAACGACCGGGTGCGGCAGCACGCCGATCGGGTGCGCGACATCCTTGAATCACCGGAGTGCCGGGTTCACCTCGTCGTGGCGGTCATGGGCGAACAGGCGTCGAAGGACCAGGCACGCCTGGTGATCGAGCAGGCCGCCGCGGACTTCGGCGCCGCAGTCGAGTGCCACGTTCTGGCACTCCCCGACTTCCACGCCGCCGCCCACCGTGATGCCCTCCCCCGGAACGTCGAACTCGTCGCCACGCTGCCCAGCAGCTGGTACACGAAGGACATCCCACATCGGATGTTCAGCGGGCTGGTCGGGGCAGACGAGGTCGCGCTCTGGTACCAGGAGCACGGGGCCCGTCTGTTCGACCGGAACCTCCGGGGTCACCTCGGCGTGACAGCGCTCAACCTCGGTCTCGTGGAGACGTTGCGGACCACCCCCGAGGCCTTTCCGTACCTACACAACGGCATCACAGTGCTGTGCGACTCCCTCGAGACCGAGTTCTTCTCCCGCCCCGTCCAAGGCGCCCCGGTACGACTGCGGCTCAAGGGGGCCGCAGTCGTGAACGGCGCCCAGACCGTCGCCTCCGTCTACTACGCGTACGAGAAGCATCCCGAAAACGTCTCGCTGGCCGCTGTCCCAGTTCGGATCATCTGCGTGGCGAATGCACCCGAGGACTTCGCCCGGTCCGTCGTCGCCGCTACCCATACTCAACACCGCACGGAGTCTCGCGACTTCGTCGCCCTCGACGAGGTGCAGAGCCGCATCAGGGACGACTTCCGGGCAGCCCTCGGTAAGGAGTACGTCTTCAGACGGGGCGAGCTGGTACCCACGCCCACGGCGGGCTGCTCACTTGAGGAGGCGGCCGTGGCGCTCGCCTGCGGCCACCCGGACGCGTCCCTCAGCGCCGTGGCCAACGCCTCAACCGAGCACCTGTGGGAAGCGACGCCGGAGGGGACGTACACCCGCCTGTTCGGCCGCCGGCCGAGCGCCCTGCAGATCTGGCGCTCCGTCCTCCTGCTTCGTGCCGTCCGGGAGGCCCTACACGAGCTGAAGCCCGGCCTGACTGGGCGGACAGCTGCCATCGCGGAGCGCGGCAGCCTGCTCGTTGCGCACCTGGTGTTCCGGCTCCACGGAGCCGAGGGGATCGACGAGCCCGACGCCAATTGGGAGCACACGCTAATCGACGTGCCCGGCCGCGTACGTCAGGTGCTGGCAGTACTGATCCCGCTGGTGGACGACATCTTCGGCAGCAACTCCTTCATCGCGACGATCTTCCGAGAGGCTGAGCGGTGTCGCCTGCTCGCGGAGAGGACCGTGCAAACCCTCACGGACGTAGAGCGGACTCCGCAGCTCGTCGTCGCGCCCCCGCCCCAACAGCCGCGGAGGCCCAGTTCGGCCCGGCTCCTCGTCGAACACCGGCGGATCCCGGACGGGACAGAGGTGCTGTACAAGCCAGGGCACGTTGAAGAACGGGCCATCGGCCGCTGGCTCGACGAGGACCCCCGTCGTTACCTCGCGACTTGGAGCAACGACGCCAGGCATCCGCTGCGCTGGGCCGCCGACGGACACCCGTACTCGATCAACGGACTGATCCGGCACATCTGGCAGAGCGCCGACTGGCGTGAGGCATGGAGCGCCGTCCAGGGTGCTCGGTACTGGATCGTTCCGGGCGAAGGCAGCCTCGCGGACCTCGCCGAAGCGCTGTGGGACGTCGAAGCGTTCCGGGACACGGGCGAGTGA
- a CDS encoding serine/threonine-protein kinase produces MLRHVGRYELGELIGTGGMGQVWAGRDPELGRHVAIKLIQPREGSTSSEAGVRIARFRREAQIMAQLAHPGVPQIYDIVPDPAGGERLYIVMQRLYGSSLKDICGAFGRLPLSWTACLGVHLCSVLTHTGSVPLVHRDLKPANIMVTDGGLAMVLDFGIAALLDGDNTTLTPTGRPVGTPRYMSPEQALAGEVTPRSDLYALGCVLYELITGQPPFTQDNVPSLLYHHVHEPAVPVRERRPEAGRELDRLVRDLLAKRPEDRPASAQEVIGRLVPFLPRQGNPSVDAKAAEGWPQGLSPLVHPGPAWFTAPSAGGVIPALDADRLREADALFEQKEYARALALYQKRVSELAAQGAEGGPEGLKLRGQIAYCLMKLGEVVEALEAFETLLKAAGETFSPTDPFLLTTRRRHGMLLHSAGRLSEAFHVLVALYPDLLRTVGAESPETNRVRAALNRLRRQLRPGK; encoded by the coding sequence GTGCTCCGTCACGTGGGGCGCTACGAACTCGGAGAGCTCATCGGCACGGGCGGGATGGGGCAAGTCTGGGCGGGACGCGACCCCGAACTGGGCCGACACGTCGCCATCAAGCTCATCCAGCCCCGCGAGGGCTCCACCAGCTCAGAGGCTGGAGTCAGGATCGCCCGTTTCCGCCGCGAGGCCCAAATCATGGCGCAGCTGGCCCACCCGGGCGTCCCACAGATCTACGACATCGTCCCTGACCCCGCAGGCGGTGAGCGCCTCTACATCGTCATGCAGCGGCTGTACGGCTCCTCGCTCAAGGACATCTGCGGCGCCTTCGGCCGCCTGCCCCTCTCGTGGACGGCCTGCCTAGGGGTCCACCTGTGCTCGGTGCTGACCCACACCGGGAGCGTGCCACTCGTCCACCGCGATCTGAAGCCTGCCAACATCATGGTCACAGACGGTGGTCTCGCGATGGTGCTGGATTTTGGCATCGCCGCGCTACTCGACGGCGACAACACCACTCTGACCCCGACGGGCCGGCCCGTCGGCACGCCCCGGTACATGTCCCCCGAACAGGCCCTGGCGGGCGAGGTCACACCACGCAGTGACCTCTACGCGCTGGGCTGTGTCCTGTACGAACTCATCACCGGGCAGCCGCCATTCACGCAAGACAACGTGCCCAGCCTCCTCTACCACCATGTGCACGAACCTGCGGTTCCGGTGCGGGAGCGGCGTCCGGAGGCCGGGCGCGAGCTGGACCGCCTGGTACGGGACCTGCTCGCCAAGCGCCCGGAGGACCGGCCCGCGTCCGCTCAGGAGGTCATCGGACGACTCGTCCCGTTCCTTCCGAGACAGGGGAACCCGTCGGTGGACGCAAAGGCGGCGGAAGGGTGGCCACAGGGGCTCAGCCCCCTCGTACATCCGGGTCCCGCGTGGTTCACTGCGCCCTCTGCGGGCGGCGTGATCCCTGCCCTGGACGCGGACCGTCTTCGGGAGGCGGACGCGCTGTTCGAGCAGAAGGAGTACGCGCGGGCACTAGCGCTATACCAGAAGCGCGTGTCCGAGCTCGCTGCCCAGGGGGCAGAAGGTGGCCCGGAGGGACTGAAGCTCCGTGGGCAGATCGCCTACTGCCTGATGAAGTTGGGCGAGGTAGTGGAGGCACTAGAAGCGTTCGAAACCCTTCTGAAGGCGGCGGGAGAGACCTTCTCGCCGACCGACCCATTCCTCCTCACCACCCGTCGCCGCCATGGAATGCTGCTGCACTCGGCAGGCCGACTGTCGGAAGCCTTCCACGTGCTGGTCGCCCTCTACCCCGACCTGCTCCGCACCGTAGGGGCGGAGTCACCGGAGACCAATCGCGTACGCGCAGCGTTGAACCGGCTGCGGCGACAACTGCGGCCAGGCAAATGA
- a CDS encoding ISAs1 family transposase, with protein sequence MPADASSLNPPALDQLREKQQAGPEELPGLMERLAEVPDPRDPRGVRHRLAVVLTLTACAVLAGATSLLAVGEWIADAPGHVLEQVGADPDPLLPRRVLPAETTVGRLLARIDGDALDRAVGRWLADRRPKATGLRGLAVDGKSLRGAAKANGREIHLLAALEHATGLVLAQLDVGEETNEITCFQPLLDTVADLAGVVVTSDAMHTQREHADKASTLEQLLVDFVIGDVHPNDGPSGRHRRTAVPASRPELTA encoded by the coding sequence GTGCCTGCCGACGCATCATCTCTGAATCCGCCGGCCCTTGACCAACTGCGCGAGAAACAGCAGGCCGGACCCGAGGAGCTCCCGGGCCTGATGGAGCGGCTGGCCGAGGTGCCGGACCCGCGTGACCCACGCGGGGTGCGCCACCGCCTGGCCGTCGTGCTCACTCTCACCGCGTGCGCGGTGCTGGCCGGAGCGACCTCGCTGCTGGCGGTCGGTGAATGGATCGCCGATGCCCCTGGGCATGTGCTGGAACAGGTCGGTGCGGACCCCGATCCGCTTCTGCCCAGGCGGGTCCTGCCCGCAGAGACCACGGTCGGCCGCCTGCTGGCCCGCATCGACGGCGACGCGCTGGACCGGGCGGTCGGACGCTGGCTCGCCGACCGTCGCCCGAAGGCGACCGGGCTGCGCGGCCTCGCAGTGGACGGCAAAAGCCTGCGCGGCGCGGCAAAAGCGAACGGCCGCGAGATCCACCTGCTCGCCGCACTGGAGCACGCCACCGGCCTGGTCCTAGCCCAGCTGGACGTCGGCGAGGAGACGAACGAGATCACCTGCTTCCAGCCGCTGCTGGACACCGTCGCCGATCTGGCAGGAGTCGTCGTCACCAGCGACGCCATGCACACCCAGCGCGAGCACGCCGACAAGGCCTCGACGCTGGAACAGCTGCTGGTGGACTTCGTCATTGGCGACGTCCACCCCAATGACGGCCCATCAGGCAGGCACCGCCGTACCGCGGTGCCTGCCTCACGGCCCGAACTCACCGCTTGA
- the tap gene encoding telomere-associated protein Tap, which yields MASEEELFASVDALLNEDPHLPPPAERARLREAAGITQARLAAALKTTTQSVKNWENGRSEPKSPRLDAYQRLLNGWAAKHPAPGAAPTASVAAATPAATTEPASSKVVETADAPQASAVPAAAPTRPALRPAAPSRRPATKKTAQPAADPRFPHGPLAVLDGDGCTYGTGGIVLDCPATTVPELVEWTLHESGLGAPRLHRNGKDSDPLIVLTAAAAVKLGLPERLEGHEQRRSLRLPEDHPVVKQVVKAKWRLTQRGFGPWARIYRKAQGRERQCVQLAILSWDALDERAWPGVAEMEPADIARVLGIYATRVITPRGSTAVSGLELMTALRPPTRATQDPATGNWVPGHNPGSLGTEPTDPAPPEATPEHPVVVNSGWSGGFLNEEAYQWVRPVDLLTDEECTLPFAVGLDLNTAFLAAAARLVVGLSAPDHFHNPAFNPKIPGSWLVDLSHIEVDPRLPSPFTPDGTRPTGPAWYQTHTVAYAQELGHNVQPLEAYLRRETGAYLDPWHDRLKTAYVDTLADLGVTKDLDDHAFLAAMERHRDADPAMAAVLAAIKATVKGGIGKLRERPQSKKYKEGERWPALQRPTWRPDIRAAVISKARVNMHRKLTNMAKMTGLYPLAVLSDCVVYPSPGKSPLDFLPYAASGKPQPGAFRLGPTPGLAKLEGVQSMLWAVDLMEQGYNPARHIKGGDAVLDEGE from the coding sequence ATGGCATCTGAGGAAGAGCTGTTCGCGTCCGTAGACGCTCTGTTGAACGAGGACCCGCATCTGCCGCCTCCGGCGGAACGTGCCCGGCTGCGTGAGGCTGCCGGCATCACGCAGGCCCGCCTGGCGGCCGCGTTGAAGACCACGACCCAGTCGGTGAAGAACTGGGAGAACGGCCGCAGCGAGCCGAAGTCGCCGCGCCTGGACGCCTACCAGCGGCTGCTGAACGGATGGGCGGCGAAGCACCCCGCCCCCGGCGCAGCTCCGACAGCCTCGGTTGCCGCAGCGACGCCCGCGGCGACTACCGAACCGGCCTCGTCCAAGGTGGTGGAGACGGCAGATGCTCCTCAGGCTTCCGCCGTTCCGGCTGCGGCGCCGACGCGCCCCGCCCTCCGACCCGCTGCGCCGTCGCGGCGTCCGGCCACGAAGAAGACGGCGCAGCCCGCAGCCGACCCGCGCTTCCCGCACGGGCCCCTCGCGGTCCTGGACGGTGACGGCTGCACGTACGGCACGGGCGGCATCGTGCTCGACTGCCCCGCGACCACCGTGCCGGAGCTGGTGGAGTGGACGCTGCACGAGTCCGGCCTCGGCGCGCCACGCCTGCACCGCAACGGCAAAGACAGCGACCCGCTGATCGTCCTCACCGCCGCGGCCGCCGTGAAGCTCGGCCTCCCCGAGCGCCTGGAAGGCCATGAGCAGCGCCGCTCCCTGCGCCTGCCGGAAGACCACCCCGTGGTCAAACAGGTGGTGAAAGCGAAATGGCGGCTCACGCAGCGCGGGTTCGGCCCCTGGGCAAGGATCTACCGCAAGGCCCAGGGGCGCGAGCGGCAGTGCGTGCAGCTGGCGATCCTGTCCTGGGACGCCCTCGACGAGCGGGCGTGGCCCGGGGTGGCGGAGATGGAGCCGGCCGACATCGCGCGCGTCCTCGGCATCTACGCCACCCGCGTCATCACCCCGCGCGGCTCCACAGCCGTATCGGGCCTTGAGCTGATGACGGCGCTGCGGCCCCCCACACGCGCCACGCAGGACCCCGCCACCGGTAACTGGGTGCCCGGCCACAACCCCGGCTCACTCGGCACGGAGCCGACGGACCCTGCGCCACCGGAGGCCACCCCTGAGCACCCCGTCGTCGTGAACAGCGGCTGGAGCGGCGGGTTCCTCAATGAGGAGGCGTACCAGTGGGTGCGGCCGGTGGACCTGCTGACCGATGAAGAGTGCACGCTGCCCTTCGCGGTCGGCCTGGACCTCAACACCGCCTTCCTCGCCGCCGCGGCCCGCCTGGTCGTCGGCCTCTCCGCCCCGGACCACTTCCACAACCCGGCCTTCAACCCGAAGATCCCCGGCTCCTGGCTGGTCGACCTCTCCCACATCGAGGTGGACCCGCGCCTGCCCTCGCCGTTCACCCCGGACGGCACCCGCCCGACGGGACCTGCCTGGTACCAGACGCACACCGTCGCCTACGCCCAGGAACTCGGCCACAACGTCCAGCCCCTGGAGGCGTACCTGCGGCGCGAGACCGGCGCCTACCTCGACCCGTGGCACGACCGGTTGAAGACCGCCTACGTCGACACCCTCGCCGACCTCGGCGTCACCAAGGACCTGGACGACCACGCCTTCCTGGCCGCGATGGAGCGGCACAGGGACGCCGACCCGGCGATGGCGGCCGTCCTCGCCGCCATCAAGGCCACCGTCAAAGGAGGCATCGGCAAACTGCGCGAGCGCCCCCAGAGCAAGAAATACAAGGAGGGCGAACGGTGGCCCGCCCTCCAGCGCCCGACCTGGCGCCCCGACATCCGCGCCGCCGTCATCTCCAAAGCGCGGGTCAACATGCACCGCAAACTCACCAACATGGCGAAGATGACGGGCCTGTACCCGCTCGCCGTACTCTCCGACTGCGTCGTCTACCCCTCGCCCGGAAAGAGCCCGCTGGACTTCCTCCCCTACGCGGCCTCCGGCAAGCCGCAGCCCGGCGCCTTCCGCCTCGGGCCCACCCCGGGCCTGGCGAAGCTGGAGGGCGTCCAGTCGATGCTCTGGGCGGTCGACCTCATGGAACAGGGCTACAACCCCGCCCGCCACATCAAGGGCGGCGACGCCGTCCTCGACGAAGGAGAGTAG
- a CDS encoding YciI family protein, whose product MEFFCYHRDRPGSLALREELLEEHWSYMDRYAKELIARGPTFADDGETPTGSVHIVDLPDPAAARAFAFDEPNYQAGAYRDVLLRRWRNVLGRTMWDFPGGQTGGNRYLVLGLGEGPAADLVLPLEEDELVAYGPLLSDDGDTWLGTAVLLRAPDPDTARAVLTADRYADIEVHDWEFGGRR is encoded by the coding sequence ATGGAGTTCTTCTGCTACCACCGTGATCGGCCCGGCTCCCTCGCGTTACGCGAGGAGCTGCTGGAGGAGCACTGGTCCTACATGGACCGGTACGCGAAGGAGCTGATCGCTCGCGGCCCGACCTTCGCCGATGATGGTGAAACACCCACCGGCAGCGTGCACATCGTCGACCTGCCCGATCCCGCCGCCGCCCGCGCGTTCGCCTTCGACGAGCCCAACTACCAGGCCGGCGCGTACCGGGACGTGCTGCTGCGCCGGTGGCGCAACGTGCTGGGGCGCACCATGTGGGACTTCCCCGGTGGCCAAACCGGTGGCAACCGGTACCTGGTGCTCGGCCTCGGCGAGGGCCCGGCCGCCGACCTCGTCCTGCCGCTCGAGGAGGACGAGCTGGTCGCGTACGGGCCGCTGCTGTCCGACGACGGCGACACCTGGCTGGGTACGGCGGTGCTGCTCAGGGCCCCGGATCCGGACACGGCACGAGCCGTTCTGACTGCGGACCGGTACGCGGACATCGAGGTCCACGACTGGGAGTTCGGCGGGCGTCGATGA
- a CDS encoding Mu transposase domain-containing protein, which produces MGYFRRNYLTPVPRVDSLDELNARLAEFEAKEDERRIGARMRTIAQDFVREAGHLLPLPDDPFATGITLTPRVDRYGMITVKMCRYSVPVRFIDRKVTVTLTCDDLTVYDGRREIARHRRLAGRGAEHLVLDHYLEALLIKPGALERSEALHQARAEGTFTAVHEAFWAAAKKALGDTEGTKVLVKVLLLHRHQQHADVVTGIRGALAAGTFNEDVIALEARKAAQAAGPAPTVATSIPVPEPLDLDPAQVTPLTPRRLARALPADQRPLPRLEQWDELLQLRRKDSS; this is translated from the coding sequence GTGGGCTACTTCCGCCGCAACTACCTCACCCCGGTGCCGCGGGTCGACAGCCTGGATGAACTCAACGCCCGATTAGCCGAGTTCGAGGCGAAGGAGGATGAGCGGAGGATCGGCGCGAGGATGCGGACGATCGCGCAGGACTTCGTCCGTGAGGCCGGTCATCTGCTGCCGCTGCCGGACGATCCGTTCGCCACCGGCATCACGCTCACGCCCCGCGTCGACCGCTACGGCATGATCACCGTGAAGATGTGCCGGTACTCGGTCCCGGTCCGCTTCATCGACCGCAAGGTCACCGTCACGCTCACCTGCGACGACCTGACCGTCTATGACGGCCGGCGGGAGATCGCCCGCCACCGACGGCTGGCCGGTCGCGGCGCCGAACACCTCGTGCTGGACCACTACTTGGAAGCCCTGCTGATCAAGCCGGGGGCACTGGAACGCTCCGAGGCACTTCACCAGGCCCGCGCCGAGGGCACCTTCACGGCCGTCCACGAAGCTTTCTGGGCCGCGGCCAAGAAGGCCCTCGGCGACACCGAAGGGACGAAAGTCCTGGTCAAAGTGCTGTTGCTGCACCGCCACCAGCAGCACGCCGACGTGGTGACCGGGATCCGCGGGGCCCTTGCGGCGGGCACCTTCAACGAGGACGTCATCGCGCTGGAAGCCCGCAAGGCGGCCCAAGCGGCCGGGCCGGCACCGACCGTCGCCACCAGCATTCCCGTCCCGGAGCCGTTGGACCTGGACCCGGCCCAGGTCACACCCCTGACACCGCGCCGTCTCGCCCGCGCTCTGCCCGCCGACCAGCGTCCCCTGCCCCGCCTGGAGCAGTGGGACGAGCTGTTGCAGCTTCGCCGGAAGGACTCATCATGA